From Ascaphus truei isolate aAscTru1 chromosome 20, aAscTru1.hap1, whole genome shotgun sequence, one genomic window encodes:
- the LOC142471212 gene encoding uncharacterized protein LOC142471212, with translation MMNKDKKRMTERILNYTLEIVFLLTGEDYIVVKKTDEQILHGRSLSISEDFCKSHIIERLNDSPISKHQDDKKLIAEKIVGHASKIIELLTGEEWEHLEGHKEVYKYGILEDHHSLNSVDPPVNEETISWEEREDESCLRVLQDSQGMEIHEDTGSERAERLGDIILTSMELPVSDDIKEATERLPVLLRTLETRNEVKREESHTCLLSKDDPIEDPITESLSGEEDLKPSKLRRFPDKSHKESTCGERRVNHSNNCKRAHSASDLHEMFNPKNTNTVEIHNIEEEHLAKSRRNEKEVFKESVDGDQDEDDQEQKDYVLTDREKSIGSGPPFFKLQGRRKGEKKHVCSDCGKSYTRSSHLSVHKRSHTGEKPYACNECGKRFSQNSHLVTHQTTHTGERPYVCDGCGKSFTQNAHLLSHQATHTGERPYSCPECGKSFTRSSHLVNHQITHTGERPHVCGECGKSFVHRSNFLDHQKTHTGEGLHECGDCGKSFTRSSYLVIHQRTHTGEKPYTCTKCGKNFSSTSDLARHQITHTGERPYVCGECGKSYTHGSSLVIHQRTHTGERPFSCSECGKTFISRSNFVAHQKLHTGEGTLICSDCGKSFISRFHLVVHQRSHTGERPYACSECGKSFISRADLVRHEISHTGERPYICTECGKSYTRSSHLVRHQKTHMG, from the exons GATTACATAGTTGTGAAGAAGACTGATGAGCAGATCCTCCACGGCAGGAGTCTCTCCATTTCAGAAGACTTCTGCAAGAGCCACATCATCGAGCGGCTGAATGACTCGCCCATATCCAAGCATCAGGATGACAAGAAGTTGATCGCCGAGAAGATTGTGGGACATGCCTCCAAGATCATTGAGCTCCTAACCGGAGAA GAGTGGGAGCATTTAGAAGGACACAAGGAGGTATATAAGTACGGGATATTGGAGGACCACCACTCCTTAAACTCTGTGG ACCCCCCTGTAAACGAAGAGACTATATCATGGGAGGAACGAGAAGACGAGTCTTGTTTAAGAGTTCTCCAGGATAGTCAAGGGATGGAAATCCATGAAGATACCGGCTCGG AGAGAGCTGAAAGGCTCGGTGACATCATATTGACGTCTATGGAACTTCCTGTAAGTGACGACATCAAAGAGGCAACAGAGCGACTTCCTGTCCTACTAAGGA CTCTTGAGACCAGAAATGAAGTCAAGAGAGAAGAATCTCACACATGTCTTCTGTCAAAAGATGACCCAATTGAAGATCCCATTACTGAAAGCTTATCTGGAGAGGAAGACCTAAAACCCAGCAAATTAAGACGTTTTCCAGATAAATCACACAAGGAGTCTACTTGTGGCGAACGCAGAGTAAACCATTCCAATAATTGCAAACGGGCACATAGTGCATCTGATCTTCATGAGATGTTCAATCCCAAGAATACAAATACTGTGGAAATACACAACATCGAGGAAGAACATTTGGCTAAGTCTAGAAGAAATGAAAAAGAGGTGTTTAAAGAATCTGTAGATGGAGATCAGGATGAAGATGACCAAGAGCAGAAAGATTATGTATTGACCGACAGAGAGAAGAGTATTGGATCCGGACCACCGTTTTTTAAACTACAGGGAAGGCGGAAAGGCGAGAAGAAGCATGTGTGCAGTGATTGTGGGAAGAGCTATACTCGGAGTTCACATCTTTCTGTTCATAAGAGAAGCCACACTGGAGAAAAACCATATGCATGCAATGAATGTGGAAAAAGGTTCTCTCAGAACTCACATCTTGTTACCCATCAGACaacacacacgggggagagacccTATGTTTGTGATGGATGCGGGAAAAGTTTTACACAGAACGCACATCTTCTTAGCCATCAGGCTACccatacaggggagagaccatactcgtgcccggagtgtgggaaaagcttcactCGAAGTTCACACCTTGTAAACCATCAGATAACGCACACGggagagagaccgcatgtatgtggggaatgtgggaagagtTTTGTTCACAGATCCAATTTCCTTGATCACCAAAAAACCCACACCGGAGAGGGGTTGCATGAGTGCGGTGATTGCGGGAAAAGTTTCACTCGGAGTTCTTATCTTGTTATACACCAGAGaactcacacaggggagaaaccgtatACATGCACTAAATGTGGGAAAAACTTTTCTTCCACCTCCGATCTTGCCAGACATCAGATCACGCACACAGgcgagagaccgtatgtatgcgGTGAATGTGGGAAGAGTTACACTCATGGCTCTAGCCTTGTTATCCatcagagaacacacacaggagagaggccGTTTTCCTGCAGCGAATGTGGGAAGACTTTTATCAGCAGATCAAATTTTGTTGCCCACCAGAAACTCCACACAGGAGAGGGGACCCTCATATGCAGTGACTGTGGGAAAAGTTTCATTAGTAGGTTTCATCTTGTTGTACACCAGAGATCTCACACCGGAGAGAGACCATATGCATGCAGTGAATGTGGAAAAAGCTTTATTTCTAGAGCAGATCTTGTTCGACACGAGATATCTCACACGGGAGAGAGACCGTATATATGCACGGAGTGTGGAAAGAGCTATACTCGCAGCTCCCATCTCGTTCGGCATCAGAAAACCCACATGGGCTAG